The proteins below come from a single Methanothrix thermoacetophila PT genomic window:
- a CDS encoding PC4/YdbC family ssDNA-binding protein, whose translation MNEVDEEIGRIRKNESTEVVIRKTEFRGSVGVDIREYLTSERYTGWSKNGVRIPIELWAEFKAILDRVETGDEGRA comes from the coding sequence GTGAACGAGGTGGATGAGGAGATCGGGAGGATCAGAAAGAACGAGAGCACAGAGGTTGTGATCAGGAAGACGGAGTTCAGGGGGTCTGTGGGTGTGGATATCAGGGAGTACCTGACCTCTGAGAGATATACCGGGTGGTCGAAGAATGGTGTGCGCATACCCATAGAGCTGTGGGCAGAGTTCAAGGCGATACTTGACAGGGTCGAGACTGGAGATGAGGGGAGGGCCTGA